The following proteins come from a genomic window of Paenibacillus sp. CAA11:
- the grpE gene encoding nucleotide exchange factor GrpE — protein MNNEPMDQERSEEPQASAENTAQDAGLNDTVNEQEENLSAQENSEITRLRAEAEEHQQRLLRVQADFDNFRRRTLKEKEELGKYASAKLITELLPVFDNFERALAANVQEQSEQASFVKGVEMIFRQLDGVLQAEGLKAMESVGQPFNPEFHQAIMQVESDEYEEGIVVEEVQKGYLLKDKVLRPAMVKVSG, from the coding sequence ATGAATAACGAACCTATGGATCAGGAACGTTCAGAAGAGCCGCAAGCTTCCGCTGAGAACACAGCACAGGATGCGGGCCTGAATGATACAGTGAACGAACAAGAAGAGAATCTCTCCGCCCAGGAGAATTCTGAAATAACTCGGCTGCGCGCTGAGGCTGAAGAACACCAGCAGCGCCTGCTGCGAGTGCAAGCGGATTTCGATAATTTCCGCAGACGTACCTTGAAAGAGAAGGAAGAGCTGGGCAAGTATGCATCGGCCAAGCTGATTACAGAGCTGCTGCCGGTATTTGATAACTTTGAACGAGCCCTTGCGGCGAATGTTCAGGAACAATCCGAGCAGGCTTCTTTCGTGAAGGGAGTCGAGATGATCTTCCGCCAGCTGGATGGTGTTCTCCAAGCAGAAGGTCTGAAAGCAATGGAATCTGTAGGGCAGCCCTTTAACCCAGAATTTCATCAAGCCATTATGCAGGTGGAATCTGATGAGTACGAGGAAGGCATCGTAGTGGAGGAAGTACAGAAGGGTTACCTTCTCAAGGATAAAGTACTCCGTCCCGCTATGGTTAAGGTTAGCGGTTAA
- the hrcA gene encoding heat-inducible transcriptional repressor HrcA, whose amino-acid sequence MLTERQRLILTAIVDDYIRSAEPVGSRSISKRGDVGYSPATIRNEMADLEELGFLEQPHTSAGRIPSHKGYRYYVDHLSPVDSLSSEELEVLKTFFAEKLNALEQVVQHAGSILSHMTNYTSILLGPEVFHTSLRHFGLLPLGDNKAVAIIVTNTGQVENKTVTIPPGVSVSEMEKVVNLLNHRLTGVPIYKLKSAIYNEVGQEMQRHTQHFEELMTIVDEAFDASQEGQRLFLSGTTNMLTQPEFKDVEKVKSILDLLGETPTMLKMISSASAGAGIQVRIGTENDHEAFANCSLITATYAVEGEALGTIGILGPTRMDYARVIGILNILSKDLTAFLSKLN is encoded by the coding sequence ATGTTGACGGAGCGCCAGAGGTTGATTCTAACGGCAATTGTAGATGACTACATTCGCTCGGCTGAACCGGTGGGGTCCCGAAGTATTTCCAAGCGCGGTGATGTTGGTTACAGTCCTGCTACCATTCGTAATGAAATGGCTGATCTTGAGGAACTTGGTTTCCTGGAACAGCCTCATACTTCAGCAGGCCGGATTCCATCTCATAAGGGTTACCGCTATTATGTGGACCACTTATCTCCGGTAGATTCTCTTTCTTCCGAAGAGCTTGAGGTGTTGAAGACGTTTTTTGCTGAGAAGCTGAATGCGCTTGAGCAGGTGGTACAGCATGCGGGCTCCATTCTTTCACATATGACGAATTACACGTCTATTCTGCTTGGACCTGAGGTATTTCATACCTCGCTGCGTCACTTTGGTCTGCTTCCACTCGGCGATAACAAGGCCGTGGCGATCATTGTGACGAACACTGGGCAAGTGGAGAATAAGACGGTGACTATACCTCCCGGCGTCTCTGTTTCTGAGATGGAGAAAGTGGTCAACTTATTGAACCACAGACTTACGGGTGTCCCGATTTATAAGCTTAAATCAGCGATATACAATGAAGTGGGCCAAGAGATGCAGCGTCACACTCAGCATTTTGAGGAGCTGATGACGATCGTGGATGAGGCCTTTGATGCAAGCCAGGAGGGCCAACGGCTCTTTTTGAGCGGCACAACGAATATGCTCACCCAGCCGGAATTCAAGGATGTTGAGAAGGTGAAGAGCATTCTGGATTTGCTGGGAGAAACGCCGACCATGTTGAAAATGATTTCCTCGGCTTCGGCAGGTGCCGGCATACAGGTGCGTATCGGGACCGAGAATGATCATGAGGCCTTTGCAAATTGCAGTCTCATCACAGCCACCTATGCGGTTGAGGGGGAGGCACTTGGCACCATTGGGATTTTGGGCCCTACACGCATGGACTATGCGAGAGTTATTGGGATTTTGAACATATTATCTAAGGATCTGACGGCGTTTTTGTCAAAGCTGAATTAA
- a CDS encoding N-acetyltransferase, translating into MPAVAVCRIATNEDIEPLFLMIEQYAKRGIMLPRSRKVLERQIQDFVVAEVNGEVVGCGSLCRLGDDLVEIRSLGIMEGHKGQGLGSLLVNKLTEQARTLKVPKIMALTYEVSFFVKNGFQIVNKEIFPEKVWTDCIHCAKQHACDEVAVLKTLD; encoded by the coding sequence ATGCCCGCCGTTGCCGTATGCAGAATTGCAACAAATGAAGATATAGAACCTTTGTTTCTTATGATAGAGCAGTATGCCAAGCGAGGAATTATGCTTCCGCGATCCCGCAAGGTATTGGAACGGCAAATTCAAGATTTCGTTGTCGCGGAAGTGAACGGCGAGGTTGTGGGTTGCGGCTCTTTATGCAGGCTCGGAGATGACCTCGTAGAGATTCGCTCACTGGGAATTATGGAAGGTCATAAAGGACAGGGATTGGGCTCGCTTCTGGTCAATAAACTGACGGAGCAGGCTAGAACGCTGAAGGTCCCTAAGATTATGGCTCTTACCTATGAAGTCTCCTTCTTTGTGAAGAACGGCTTTCAAATTGTAAATAAAGAGATCTTTCCCGAGAAAGTATGGACAGATTGCATTCACTGTGCCAAGCAGCACGCCTGTGATGAAGTGGCTGTGCTCAAAACGCTGGACTGA
- a CDS encoding DMT family transporter — protein sequence MNRSIQKAYTAALSYSLIIGFSFVFVKMTLESAHPLDTLAHRFTASFVAGTLLFLLGRRRLKISAREMLSLLPLAMLYPIAFFAFQVFGLEHSTSSEAGILQAVIPILTMFLASYFLGEKASIAQKIGIAVSVTGVIYIFAMKGVNVQNTSLLGAVLILISALSSAGYNVLGRKLVRNFSVMDMTYVMSGFGFLFFNILSLGRHMMEGTVTSYFAPLGDMKFLIAILYLGIISSLLTSYLTNYALTQLEASKMSVFSNFSTLLTMVAGAIILNEQLYAYHIVGAVLIIGGILCANFLGSRRAAKQDTHRSGKEPE from the coding sequence ATGAATCGTTCTATCCAAAAAGCGTATACCGCTGCATTATCATACAGTTTAATCATCGGTTTCTCATTTGTATTCGTAAAAATGACATTGGAATCGGCTCATCCGCTCGATACACTTGCACATCGGTTTACGGCCAGCTTCGTTGCAGGTACCCTGCTGTTTCTGCTGGGGAGAAGGCGGCTTAAAATAAGCGCACGCGAGATGCTGAGCCTGCTTCCGCTGGCTATGCTGTATCCGATCGCATTTTTTGCCTTCCAGGTTTTTGGATTGGAACACAGCACTTCCTCGGAAGCAGGAATTCTGCAAGCTGTAATTCCTATTCTGACGATGTTTTTGGCTTCTTACTTTTTAGGGGAGAAGGCCAGCATAGCGCAGAAGATTGGGATAGCGGTTTCTGTAACCGGTGTGATTTATATTTTTGCGATGAAAGGGGTCAATGTTCAGAATACAAGCCTGCTAGGCGCGGTTCTTATTCTAATCTCAGCCCTGTCATCAGCAGGTTACAACGTGCTGGGCCGTAAGCTGGTTCGAAATTTCAGCGTGATGGATATGACCTATGTGATGTCAGGCTTTGGATTTTTATTCTTTAACATACTGTCCTTAGGACGCCACATGATGGAAGGGACTGTGACTTCGTACTTCGCTCCACTTGGAGATATGAAGTTCCTTATAGCCATCTTATATCTAGGAATTATTTCCTCGCTGCTGACCTCCTATTTGACGAACTATGCGTTGACGCAGCTGGAGGCTTCCAAGATGAGTGTGTTCAGCAACTTCTCGACCCTGCTTACTATGGTGGCCGGAGCCATCATCCTGAATGAGCAGCTATATGCCTATCATATCGTGGGTGCAGTGTTGATTATAGGCGGCATCCTGTGTGCGAATTTTCTCGGGTCTCGAAGAGCGGCAAAGCAGGACACACATAGGAGCGGTAAGGAACCTGAATAA
- the hemW gene encoding radical SAM family heme chaperone HemW, whose protein sequence is MPENSAGPRKAPEAVYIHIPFCTNKCFYCDFNSYVLKDQPVMDYLRALDREMELTVSQTPPGQIRTIFVGGGTPTVLNPVEMEYFLSSVRRHFPNWSEDIEFTMEANPGTTDLEKLSVMRNGGVNRVSFGVQAFQNTLLSGIGRIHNTDDVYRSLDNAHKAGLHNLSIDLMFGLPNQTVDMLDQSVAKALELGLPHYSIYSLKVEENTLFHTMYQKNQLPLPSEEDELEMYLLLMSRMKQAGYKQYEISNFAKPGFESKHNMTYWRNEDYYGLGAGAHGYVGGVRHVNIKGVTPYNQGAAEGLPRLEQFEVAREEAMEDFAMVGLRMLEGFRSSRFEEQFAGAKFEEVFKEPLTKMLKEGLVEAREDQDGYRLSEKGILFGNDVFGAFIGHLTV, encoded by the coding sequence ATGCCTGAGAATTCCGCAGGCCCCAGAAAGGCTCCAGAGGCGGTATATATCCATATTCCGTTCTGCACGAACAAGTGCTTCTACTGTGATTTTAATTCCTACGTGCTCAAGGATCAGCCGGTAATGGATTATTTGAGAGCGCTGGACCGGGAGATGGAGTTAACGGTTAGCCAGACTCCTCCGGGTCAGATCCGCACTATATTTGTAGGCGGGGGAACTCCAACCGTTCTCAATCCTGTGGAGATGGAGTATTTCTTATCTTCAGTGAGACGTCATTTTCCAAACTGGTCTGAGGATATCGAATTCACGATGGAGGCGAATCCGGGGACAACGGATTTGGAGAAGCTGTCGGTTATGAGAAATGGCGGAGTCAACCGGGTCAGCTTTGGAGTCCAGGCGTTTCAGAACACCCTGTTAAGCGGAATTGGCCGCATTCATAATACGGATGATGTGTACCGGAGTCTGGACAATGCTCATAAAGCGGGCCTTCATAATCTGTCCATTGATTTAATGTTCGGCCTGCCCAATCAAACCGTGGATATGCTGGATCAAAGCGTGGCCAAGGCGCTTGAGCTAGGGCTCCCGCATTATTCCATCTACAGCCTTAAAGTGGAGGAGAACACGCTCTTCCATACGATGTACCAGAAGAATCAGCTGCCGCTTCCAAGCGAAGAGGATGAGCTGGAGATGTATTTGCTGCTGATGTCGCGTATGAAACAGGCCGGCTATAAGCAGTATGAGATCAGCAATTTTGCAAAGCCAGGCTTTGAGAGCAAGCATAATATGACCTACTGGCGTAACGAAGATTACTACGGGCTTGGAGCAGGTGCTCATGGATATGTGGGCGGTGTCCGGCATGTAAATATTAAAGGGGTGACCCCTTATAATCAGGGGGCTGCCGAAGGTCTGCCGCGTTTGGAGCAGTTCGAGGTTGCTCGTGAAGAAGCGATGGAGGATTTTGCGATGGTGGGCCTGCGGATGTTGGAAGGCTTCCGTTCCTCACGGTTTGAGGAGCAGTTTGCTGGCGCAAAATTTGAGGAAGTGTTCAAGGAACCTTTGACGAAGATGCTGAAGGAGGGGCTCGTCGAAGCTAGAGAGGATCAGGACGGCTACCGCTTGAGCGAGAAGGGCATTTTGTTCGGCAATGATGTGTTTGGAGCGTTCATCGGCCATCTGACGGTTTAA
- the lepA gene encoding translation elongation factor 4 → MSDIKARQSKIRNFSIIAHIDHGKSTLADRILEYTGALTSREMQEQVLDQMELERERGITIKLQAVRLTYKADNGEEYLLNLIDTPGHVDFTYEVSRSLAACEGALLVVDAAQGIEAQTLANVYLALDNNLEILPVINKIDLPSADPERVKQEVEDVIGLDASDAVLASAKAGIGIKEILEQVVHKVPAPTGDPDQPLKALIFDSHYDPYKGVIVYVRVIDGKIKAGSKIKMMATDKSFEVIEVGAFMPRMTIVDELNVGDVGFIVAGIKNVGDTRVGDTVTEAKNPTPEPLPGYRKINPMVYCGLYPIETSDYNDLREALEKLQLNDASLSFEPETSSALGFGFRCGFLGLLHMDVIQERIEREFNIPLITTAPSVIYRITLTNGETIEIDNPSNYPEVGKIEHVEEPYVKASIIVPNDYVGTVMELCQGKRGEFINMEYLDTSRVTITYQVPLSEIVYDFFDQLKSSTKGYASFDYEISGYRQSNLVKMDILLNGEQVDALSFIVHREKAYQRGRIICEKLRELIPRQMFEVPIQASIGTKVIARETVKAMRKNVLAKCYGGDISRKRKLLEKQKEGKKRMKQVGNVEVPQEAFMAVLKIDE, encoded by the coding sequence ATGAGCGACATTAAAGCAAGACAGTCTAAGATCAGGAACTTTAGCATTATTGCACATATAGACCATGGCAAATCAACATTGGCAGACCGGATTCTGGAGTATACCGGGGCGCTGACCTCCCGCGAAATGCAGGAGCAGGTTCTGGATCAGATGGAGCTGGAACGCGAACGCGGGATTACGATCAAGCTTCAGGCGGTTCGTCTTACCTACAAGGCGGACAATGGCGAGGAATACCTGCTGAATCTTATCGATACTCCCGGGCACGTAGACTTTACTTATGAGGTCTCCCGCAGCTTGGCTGCCTGTGAAGGGGCACTGCTTGTCGTGGATGCGGCTCAAGGCATCGAAGCCCAGACTCTGGCCAATGTATATCTTGCGCTGGATAATAACCTGGAGATTCTGCCGGTCATTAACAAGATTGATCTTCCAAGCGCCGACCCTGAGCGGGTAAAGCAGGAGGTTGAGGATGTTATCGGACTGGATGCCAGCGATGCTGTGCTTGCCTCTGCGAAGGCGGGCATCGGGATCAAGGAGATCCTTGAACAGGTCGTTCATAAGGTGCCTGCACCTACTGGCGATCCTGATCAACCCCTGAAGGCGCTTATTTTCGACTCACACTACGATCCTTATAAAGGGGTTATCGTGTATGTGCGGGTTATTGATGGGAAGATCAAGGCGGGCTCGAAGATCAAGATGATGGCTACTGACAAATCGTTCGAGGTCATCGAAGTCGGCGCCTTCATGCCGCGGATGACTATTGTGGACGAGCTGAATGTCGGAGATGTTGGTTTTATCGTAGCCGGAATTAAGAATGTCGGCGATACCCGGGTAGGGGATACGGTTACAGAGGCGAAGAACCCGACGCCGGAGCCGCTACCTGGTTACCGTAAGATTAATCCGATGGTGTATTGCGGATTGTATCCGATTGAGACCTCGGACTATAACGATCTGAGAGAGGCTCTGGAGAAGCTTCAGTTGAATGATGCCTCCCTAAGCTTCGAACCGGAGACCTCCAGCGCCTTAGGCTTTGGCTTCCGCTGCGGCTTCTTGGGACTGCTGCACATGGATGTTATCCAGGAGCGGATCGAGCGGGAGTTCAATATTCCGCTGATTACTACGGCGCCGAGCGTAATATACCGGATCACGCTGACGAACGGGGAGACAATTGAGATCGACAACCCGTCCAACTATCCGGAAGTCGGCAAGATCGAGCATGTCGAAGAGCCTTATGTGAAAGCTTCAATCATTGTTCCTAATGATTATGTAGGAACTGTCATGGAGCTCTGCCAGGGCAAACGAGGCGAATTCATTAATATGGAGTACCTGGATACATCACGGGTGACCATTACGTACCAGGTGCCGCTGTCTGAGATCGTGTACGACTTCTTTGACCAGCTCAAATCGAGCACCAAAGGGTATGCCTCCTTCGATTATGAGATTTCCGGCTATCGTCAGTCGAACCTGGTGAAGATGGATATTCTCTTGAATGGGGAGCAGGTTGACGCCCTTTCCTTCATCGTTCACCGCGAGAAGGCCTACCAGCGCGGACGCATCATTTGCGAGAAGCTGCGCGAGTTGATCCCGCGGCAGATGTTCGAGGTACCGATTCAGGCTTCAATCGGAACGAAGGTTATTGCCCGTGAGACCGTTAAGGCCATGCGCAAGAACGTCCTTGCGAAATGCTACGGCGGGGATATTTCACGGAAGCGGAAGCTGCTTGAGAAGCAGAAGGAAGGTAAGAAACGCATGAAGCAGGTCGGCAATGTCGAGGTGCCTCAGGAAGCGTTTATGGCAGTACTGAAAATCGACGAGTAA
- a CDS encoding stage II sporulation protein P, with protein MNGFKAWNVGKLRRKSFQVLAMGRTLLILAFMSLILFIMLGLGGVAEKNFNTSPVSSMKGLASTLNSRFFVSMMGMEVPHLQEPEESQHTFDGKKMTNFVFQLLTNVNPQDPKSLVAREVPGLDSSLPILLRGGTSGEAPTAPEDYRPLPADTVKSGQKGETGSSGQDKSTTDSSSPGTKSADPKAGEDNQGSQSQEGAVKQKQKSILIYHSHPHESYNPLLGSNSANPSSAAKSKNVGMVGDFLAKELEKKGVGALHSFEDYMSSVKSYNYNYSYKYSRVTVKEALAQHEDLDYFIDIHRDSQRHKKTTITIDGVSYAQLYFIIGHGNPNWRKNEAFANSIHERIEKAYPGLSRGIWGKTSSQGNGEYNQSLSPNSVLIEIGGIDNTKEELERSSKVLADIIAEVYFKDQKAKKASTGAKTKEPAASPGSKTGQGKEKAKSQTTPPAGVQKTHS; from the coding sequence ATGAATGGATTCAAAGCTTGGAATGTCGGTAAGCTTCGGCGCAAATCTTTCCAGGTTCTAGCTATGGGGCGAACCTTGCTGATTCTTGCATTCATGTCGCTGATTCTTTTTATAATGCTGGGCCTAGGGGGAGTGGCAGAGAAGAACTTCAACACCTCGCCGGTCTCTTCGATGAAGGGGCTTGCTTCTACGCTGAACAGCCGCTTTTTCGTCAGTATGATGGGGATGGAGGTTCCCCATTTACAGGAGCCAGAAGAGTCGCAGCATACCTTTGACGGGAAGAAGATGACGAATTTTGTATTTCAGCTTCTGACCAATGTTAATCCGCAAGATCCGAAGAGCCTGGTTGCGCGGGAGGTTCCCGGGCTTGACTCCTCTCTTCCTATCCTGCTGCGCGGGGGGACAAGCGGTGAAGCGCCAACGGCGCCGGAGGATTACCGGCCGCTGCCAGCAGATACGGTCAAGTCCGGACAGAAGGGAGAGACAGGCTCTTCAGGACAGGATAAAAGCACCACAGATTCATCATCCCCAGGTACGAAGTCTGCCGATCCAAAGGCCGGGGAAGACAATCAAGGATCTCAGTCTCAGGAGGGAGCAGTAAAACAAAAGCAGAAATCGATTCTTATCTATCATTCTCACCCGCATGAATCCTATAATCCGCTTCTGGGCAGCAACAGCGCCAATCCCAGCTCAGCAGCCAAATCTAAAAATGTAGGGATGGTCGGGGATTTTCTAGCCAAGGAATTAGAGAAAAAGGGAGTAGGAGCTCTTCATTCTTTTGAAGATTACATGTCTTCCGTTAAAAGCTATAACTACAACTATTCTTACAAATACTCAAGGGTTACGGTTAAGGAAGCGCTGGCCCAACATGAGGACCTGGATTATTTCATTGATATTCACCGGGACTCGCAGCGCCACAAGAAAACGACGATAACCATTGACGGCGTATCCTATGCCCAGCTGTATTTCATCATAGGCCATGGCAATCCGAATTGGCGGAAGAATGAAGCCTTTGCCAACTCGATCCATGAACGGATTGAAAAGGCGTATCCGGGTCTATCCAGAGGGATCTGGGGCAAAACTTCATCCCAGGGGAACGGGGAATACAACCAATCGCTCTCTCCGAACAGTGTCCTGATCGAAATCGGCGGGATTGATAACACCAAGGAGGAGCTTGAGCGGTCTTCGAAGGTTCTTGCAGACATCATTGCAGAAGTGTATTTCAAGGATCAGAAGGCGAAGAAGGCCAGCACAGGAGCGAAGACAAAGGAGCCGGCAGCCTCACCGGGCAGCAAGACAGGGCAGGGCAAAGAAAAAGCCAAGTCTCAGACTACCCCGCCCGCAGGCGTGCAGAAGACCCATTCTTAA
- the gpr gene encoding GPR endopeptidase — MSLDLQNYAIRTDLAVEAKELAEIAHGAPIPGLNEEVEEKDGIKVTRLDVTNEAASRHIGRIQGHYVTLEVPALRNQDTTLQEKVTQVFTKEIAAFLQKIGITPDAKVLIVGLGNWNVTPDALGPLVVENTLVTRHYFQLAPDQVAPGYREVSAVAPGVLGLTGIESSEVVQGIVERTRPDLIIAIDALASKSLERVNTTIQVADIGIHPGSGIGNKRRGITKEILGVPCVAVGVPTVVYASTIVGSVIDLMKTHLNEEQGGGSVQTRQIMGMLTDLKDQERLSLVREVLQPLGHDLIVTPKEIDDFIEDIANIIASGLNAALHRAVNEENLAAYTH, encoded by the coding sequence ATGTCATTGGACTTACAGAATTATGCGATTCGGACCGATCTTGCAGTGGAGGCTAAGGAATTAGCGGAGATCGCTCATGGGGCGCCTATTCCTGGCTTGAATGAAGAAGTTGAAGAAAAGGATGGAATAAAGGTAACCCGCCTGGATGTAACGAATGAGGCAGCTTCACGCCATATTGGGCGAATCCAAGGGCATTATGTGACCCTTGAAGTGCCTGCGCTACGGAATCAGGATACAACGCTGCAGGAGAAAGTAACGCAGGTTTTCACCAAGGAGATAGCGGCGTTTTTGCAAAAAATCGGCATTACTCCCGATGCCAAGGTGCTGATTGTGGGCTTAGGCAACTGGAATGTAACCCCGGATGCTCTAGGGCCGCTGGTCGTTGAGAATACGCTGGTTACCCGGCATTATTTTCAGCTGGCTCCGGACCAGGTTGCTCCTGGCTACCGGGAGGTAAGTGCTGTGGCTCCGGGCGTGCTGGGCCTCACCGGTATTGAATCGAGCGAAGTGGTGCAGGGGATTGTGGAGCGAACACGCCCTGACCTGATTATTGCAATTGATGCGCTGGCCTCTAAGTCTTTGGAGAGAGTCAATACAACGATTCAGGTGGCGGATATCGGCATTCATCCCGGCTCCGGGATCGGCAATAAACGGCGAGGCATCACCAAAGAGATTCTCGGCGTGCCTTGCGTGGCTGTCGGGGTTCCTACTGTGGTTTACGCCTCCACGATTGTCGGCAGCGTGATTGATTTGATGAAGACACATCTTAATGAGGAGCAGGGCGGAGGCAGCGTACAGACCCGTCAGATTATGGGCATGCTGACAGACCTGAAGGATCAAGAGCGTTTATCTCTGGTTAGAGAGGTGCTGCAGCCGCTGGGACATGACTTAATTGTTACGCCCAAAGAGATCGATGATTTTATTGAGGACATTGCTAATATTATCGCCAGTGGACTTAATGCGGCTCTGCACCGGGCCGTAAATGAAGAGAATTTAGCAGCATACACCCATTGA
- the rpsT gene encoding 30S ribosomal protein S20: MPNIKSAIKRVKTSDKRRALNASQKSALRTVVKTADTALANNEVEAAKAAIAAASKKLDKAVTKGLIHKNAAARKKSRLAKKLNALTSQA; this comes from the coding sequence ATGCCAAATATCAAATCCGCTATCAAACGCGTTAAGACTAGCGACAAGCGCCGTGCGCTGAACGCTTCCCAAAAATCTGCGCTTCGTACAGTTGTTAAGACTGCTGACACCGCGCTGGCTAACAACGAAGTTGAAGCAGCTAAAGCTGCAATCGCAGCTGCTTCCAAGAAATTGGACAAAGCTGTAACTAAAGGTCTGATCCACAAAAATGCGGCTGCCCGCAAGAAATCCCGCTTGGCTAAAAAATTGAACGCTCTTACGTCCCAAGCGTAA
- the holA gene encoding DNA polymerase III subunit delta, with product MDIKAAIKEIKRGQIGPLYLCYGTEKYQMREFITLLRDNLVEPDNREFAVVHFDLTETPVDLVVEEAETLPFLVPRKLVIVQANPMFTAGKEGGKVEHNTDRLLSYLGNPAEHTVVVFLVNAEKLDERKKTVKTIKTAGQVLAFMPLGAAELVQWVVKEVERRKCRISSAAAEALIASAGVQMASLVAEIDKLCLYAGENGEVTEEAVSQLVARTTEQNIFAMVEDIANLRLDRALGIFYELLKQREEPIKIAALIARQFRIMLQVKELGSQSYSQQQIASQLGLHPYAVKIAGEQARKFETAKLKFTLAELAQLDYRMKSGGIDKVLGIEMFLLRLGAS from the coding sequence ATGGATATTAAAGCTGCAATTAAAGAAATCAAGCGTGGTCAGATCGGCCCGCTTTATCTGTGTTATGGTACGGAGAAATATCAAATGCGTGAATTCATCACCCTGCTGCGGGATAATCTGGTGGAACCAGATAATCGGGAATTTGCGGTGGTCCATTTTGATTTGACAGAGACGCCTGTTGACCTTGTCGTGGAGGAAGCGGAGACACTGCCGTTTCTAGTCCCGCGCAAGCTGGTGATTGTACAGGCCAATCCTATGTTTACGGCAGGCAAGGAAGGCGGGAAAGTCGAGCACAATACAGACCGTCTATTATCTTATTTAGGTAATCCCGCTGAGCATACCGTTGTTGTATTTCTGGTCAATGCAGAGAAGCTTGATGAACGCAAGAAGACGGTGAAGACGATCAAGACGGCTGGTCAAGTGCTGGCATTTATGCCGCTTGGCGCTGCAGAGCTGGTTCAGTGGGTCGTCAAGGAAGTGGAGCGCAGAAAGTGCCGGATAAGCTCGGCTGCCGCTGAAGCTCTAATTGCCAGTGCAGGCGTTCAGATGGCCTCGCTTGTAGCTGAGATTGATAAGCTCTGCCTGTATGCAGGGGAGAACGGAGAAGTCACAGAAGAAGCCGTAAGCCAGCTGGTTGCGCGTACAACGGAGCAAAATATTTTTGCTATGGTAGAGGACATTGCTAATTTAAGGCTTGACCGGGCGCTGGGCATTTTCTATGAACTGCTTAAACAGCGAGAAGAGCCGATCAAGATCGCTGCGTTGATTGCGCGCCAATTTCGCATCATGCTGCAGGTTAAGGAATTGGGAAGCCAGAGCTATTCCCAGCAGCAAATCGCTTCTCAGCTTGGTCTTCACCCCTATGCCGTCAAGATTGCAGGGGAACAAGCGCGAAAATTTGAAACAGCCAAGCTCAAGTTCACACTTGCGGAGTTAGCTCAGCTGGATTATCGGATGAAGAGCGGCGGTATTGATAAGGTGTTAGGCATTGAGATGTTTTTGCTGCGTCTTGGGGCAAGCTAG